taataatttatatataaaaaataagaCTAAATTAAGAACAACCATCAATATTATCTTGAAAATTTGATTGAGTCTAATCCTGATTATAAGATGCAAAGTATGTGCACAAAATTTCAAACCAAAACTATTAAAAAAGTTGAGATAAAAGAAACATTAAGAAATTAAGAAGCCTACATATGTACTCATTAATTCTGCCAAGGATCACAGGACAGGTTCTCAGTGGCGCCTTGATGTAGCTGCTCCTTCTTAAGCATGCATTCACATACACTATTTATCCATTCACGTTCACGCCATCTTattcagatttaacaaatgacCTGTTTGAGAAGATACTACTAATAAGAAATACCGCTAGGTATAATCCAGGAATCCCCTTTGAGGAAAGCTGGAGGAGAAAAAGTATTAACATCACTAGAACTTAGTTTCTTAATAGAAGGCCATTTCACTCTCTTAGAACAATCTGCACCAGGGCCTTTGTTGTTATACTCTCCAATAAATGAATTTTGTGTGTTGGGTTGGTTGGGAAGCCAAATATCCCATCCTGATGCATTGATAAAACCGTCGATATTACTATTCATTATAACCATCCTTGAATAGGGCTTCCAAGGGCGGCCTAAGAAAGTTTGAGTCCCCTTATCAGAAGCTAGAGCAGGTTCTGCATTAATACCACAGTTGTCTAGTACTATTCCTGATATGTCATTAGGGAATTCTCGGTTTTGTGCTACGATCATGTTAGCCTGTCCAGAGGCAGGTTTTCTCGCAATTGCTTTGCAGCCTTTAAAGATGGCAACCCCGCCTCCAAAAACGAAATCAATGGTGCCTGAGATGACGCAATCCTTGTAGTATTGTCGGTAAACTTGAGCGAACAGAGTGTCTTGGAAACCAGTCATATGGCAGTTGACAATAACAGCTTTGTCTGATGCTACTCGAAGGGCTACCGCTGGGCCTTCTTCTGGATGTGCTGTGTTCTCAAATCCAATGTCCTTTATCAAGCAACTGAATCCATCCACTCCTATATATTTACGCGACAAACACACATTTAAATTTAAACACACATTTAAATTTTATACACATATTATTTATGTTGTGGGCAATATGTTGGAGATGGAACAAGTGTGACTTACCAAGAGTTGCAGATTGCAGTGTGTTATAACCTCTCTTCTCAGATCTCGAACTAGTGACCTTGGTTGCAGTTGGGCCATCTCCGATTAACATAACGTTAATCTGAGTTTTGGTAATTACAACGTTTTCAGCATACACACCAGCCTTAATGTATATTATATAAAGGTCTGGATTATTTGGTGGAATTGTTTTAACAGCTTCATTAATAGTTTTAAATTTCCCAGAACCATTTGCTGCGACAACCGCATGAGCCTTACTTTTAGCAGCGTTGCCTTGAAGAATATTTTTCCAAGTCGGCTTGGTCCAGGCAGGAACCTGGTCTGGTGGCATTGGCACCTGTAACAGTTTTCGCGGACTAACACCTTGTTGTCCCTGTCCACCTGCACCTTGCTGTCCTTTCAGACCTTGTAGAAAAGCGGATAATCTGTCAATCATAGTAAAACCAGTAACTGTCAAGTCTTTCGATGTTCTTAAAAGGGCCTTGATTCTATCGGATGTTGGACCGCTTGTTTTCTCAAAAGCATCGGTGCAAgtattttgacctttactggCACTAGACAACCATACTTTGAGATCAAAAAGACGTTCTTCCAAATCATCAAGATTAAAATCAAACAGATTTACCCTATCGAAAGATCTCCTTAAATCTGCTATTGATCGGTTAAGAACATCCATGCAAACAAGATGAGCTTGGGCTGTTTGTGGATCGTTAGCTGCGTCTACTAGCAATGGTGATTTCAAAACTTGCTCCTGAATATGGGTAACTGCAAAATTCAACCCGTTCTTTATTAATTCTTTTGGGCCACCTTGGAAAGGACCACCTCCGCCACCACCACCTCCACGGAATAGGCCCCCTCCGCCAAATAGCCCCCCACCTCCGCCACCCAAGACACCGCCTCCAGCCATGCCACCACCGCCAGCTGCTCCCCCTCCACTGTCACCTCCAACACCTGCTCCACCGCCTCCACCTGCTCCACTTGCACCGTCCACACCGCCACCAGCTCCACTTGCACCGTCCACACCTCCACCACCTGCTACACCGCCGCTAATTGCACCACCTGCACTGACACCTCCACCACCTGCTACACTGCTGCCACCTGCACTGCCACCTCCACCACCTCCACCACTTGAGCCACCTGAGGAACCGGGATCATCTTGAGCAACCACCTCCGCCACCAGGAGGACCAAACAAAAACCTATAATCCCAACTTTATTGTTGAAAGCCATTGTGCCTCCAGACGTGTAAATGTGAAAAGCATGAAGAGTGGCACATATTTAAATGCCTAAAAAATCACACGAGCTCTATTTGGTAATTTTAGTAGGTTATTTGCCATTAATTTTCATTCGATGATCCTAAAATATAGCTAACAAAGACCATATAAGAACCTCTAAATGCCTCCTAAAATTTtcatgcatgcatgcatgcttaCAGACGCCAACTTGATGGTGTGGTGTAACTTGTAAGACTGTAATTCAACCCCTTTTCTCTGCCATATGAATTCAAACTTATTCGGACAACCAACCAACACCTGCTCTCAAAACGTCAATTGGTTTAATTTTCAGACTTCTAGAGCTAGCTTTAATTTCTAAGAGAAATAATATAATTTTACTTTTATGTTTTAATAATATTACACAATAATTTCATGTTAAAACAAAACATTATAATTAAGCCAAGTATATACCTCCATAAATGTTATAACTGAGGCCCCTCGATCATAGCATTAAGCTAATtgttttaataataaatattttcattaatattGGCATCAAgttttctttttaattattttcctTCTACTTTCTTGTGCCaataaaataattaaccaaaatagtaaaattattatcaataataaataaaaaaattgtccCCATTATTTTTTCTTATAAAACAATTAACCAAAATAGTTATAAATAATTGATAAACAACTATCTTTTAGAATCCAAAAACGTTACCAAAACTACATATTACTCCCGCATTGATTacatttattaaaaaaatataaaaagaaatTCGTACACTTGGAGtgatatttatattaaattataataaaCAAAACTGGATATACTTTGTAATTAATTGACCCTCAATTTGATTATTACTCATAATATTCATCGAATTATTAGACCtaaatattaaatatatcaaAAACCAAAGGTATTTTgtcaacaataaattagattaaaaattattttttaaaaattgaaataaaaGAACATGGTTTAAATCTTATGTTGGTAATATATGTTATTTAATATAGGAGACACATTCAACATATTTATAATAAGATTATAATTaggtatatattttttataattagttatttatatataaatatatatatatattacaaataaaaattaaaaaatattaatgaataGCAATAGAATTTTTGATCATAAAAGTTTATTATGTATTTAGTTAACTGAGTCTAAATTCTCTCTAATACAGTAACTTTTGGTTTTCAAATTATTGTTTGGTTATAATTTTCAAATATTAATTAGTATGAAGgtttaatatattaaaattttaccAATAACTTATAAAACTTACCACTGatgatttcaattttaaaaactgcatctgaaaaaattattgaaaaacctaaacaattttaaattaaataataagatctaaataataatatattatagaatattccttatatAGTTTCAAAGTTAACAATTTTAAGCAAAAAATGTTAGATTATGATCAATAAAATGTATTAATTAACCGGTGATAGACTGACTGTGAAGCATGCATTCTATGCGGGTTTTGTACAAGGTTATTATTTGTAGCTTATGTGTTCGAATTTCCTGATAAAAACAACTCTAGCTTCCTGACAAAAAAAGCTCAatacagaataaaatataaatgatAATTCCATTTTCTAGGGAAAAAAATATTGTTCATGCTATATATCTTTCTTTCTGTTAGTGATACcaaaatttatatatataggGCTGGACTTGCAAAACCTTGTAAAATATATCAATACATAATGAAAGTACAACAGCATAAACTGTAAATTTTCCTAATTCTAACACACCAACTAATTACAATTTAGTTGGCATAAGTTATGATGGAATTTATGCACAACATAGTTCCAATGTTGGCCTTTCCTTTCTTTTGATCTTTTAACGATACTCTCTGAGACTATTTATGTACATAATTCCATGAAGCCATTATAGACAATTAGGGCATATTGCCAGGATTATAAGGCACCCCTGTAGAAGGAATCCATTCGCCGCCTCGAAGGTATTTTCCTGGGAAAAAACCTTCAGCTTCTTCCTTAGTAACATGCTTTATACCTGGCCATGTTACTCTGCCACTTGTATCTGCAGCAGGTCCAGTGTTCTCGTATTCGGCATACCAACAAGTATCTGTGAACAGATTTGGTGGCCATGGTTCCCACCCTGTTGCAGCAATTACTGAATCAATCTTTGAGTTCATAACAATGGTTTTCGCGAACTCTCTCCAAGGCCTTCCAAGGTAGGATTTGAATGGTGTTCCAGCTGCAGCAGAAGGGTCTGCTGTGATGTAACAGTTTTGGAGGACAAAGCCAGTAGGTTCGTATTGGAATTTTCGTCCATGAGCTGTGACCATACAGGCCTGGTTTTCACCTGGTTT
This DNA window, taken from Apium graveolens cultivar Ventura unplaced genomic scaffold, ASM990537v1 ctg8744, whole genome shotgun sequence, encodes the following:
- the LOC141705284 gene encoding pectinesterase-like, whose translation is MAFNNKVGIIGFCLVLLVAEVVAQDDPGSSGGSSGGGGGGGSAGGSSVAGGGGVSAGGAISGGVAGGGGVDGASGAGGGVDGASGAGGGGGAGVGGDSGGGAAGGGGMAGGGVLGGGGGGLFGGGGLFRGGGGGGGGPFQGGPKELIKNGLNFAVTHIQEQVLKSPLLVDAANDPQTAQAHLVCMDVLNRSIADLRRSFDRVNLFDFNLDDLEERLFDLKVWLSSASKGQNTCTDAFEKTSGPTSDRIKALLRTSKDLTVTGFTMIDRLSAFLQGLKGQQGAGGQGQQGVSPRKLLQVPMPPDQVPAWTKPTWKNILQGNAAKSKAHAVVAANGSGKFKTINEAVKTIPPNNPDLYIIYIKAGVYAENVVITKTQINVMLIGDGPTATKVTSSRSEKRGYNTLQSATLGVDGFSCLIKDIGFENTAHPEEGPAVALRVASDKAVIVNCHMTGFQDTLFAQVYRQYYKDCVISGTIDFVFGGGVAIFKGCKAIARKPASGQANMIVAQNREFPNDISGIVLDNCGINAEPALASDKGTQTFLGRPWKPYSRMVIMNSNIDGFINASGWDIWLPNQPNTQNSFIGEYNNKGPGADCSKRVKWPSIKKLSSSDVNTFSPPAFLKGDSWIIPSGISY